GGTACTAGGGGAAGCTCTAGGCAGGAAGATAAATATGGCAAGTTAATGTCAAGGTTTCAGTCACTGTCAGAGCCAAGTCCCTCTGACTCAGTGGCTTGGTATGGACACTTTTGGGTGACATCCAGGAACTCTTTCCAGCCTTAGCAGAGGACACACTTTGTTCCTGCCACTCCTTCTGGTGGCAAAGGATTCCATTCCCACTTAGATCATGGAAGCTTGCTTTTAGTGAGCAGCCAGATGAGATGTAGGGTTCCCGTGCACTTAAACAGCCATGAACACGCCACAAAGCAGAAAAGCTAGGCGCTCCCTGGTGAGTAGTTCCTCCATCTCAACAAATCACTCTCAAGACCAGCTGCTCCCCAGTCTTGCTTACTCTTTGTTCTAAGAGGCAGTTCCCAATGGGTGTGTACCTGTGGAAACACTCTCCAGGAAAACATCTGCCTTCTTACTGAAATTTCACACTAAAATCCCAAAGCCAGGGAAAGCCAGTCTTACTGATAGAGAAACCAAGGCATTTTTTAAGAAGTGATTTGTTTGGTTGGTGGGTACATCAAATGAAGTTGCTTTAAGGTCTGTTTAGTTTCTGTGGGCTTTTTATTTGGGGGGGACTCCCCTGATAGCCCTTAGCAAgtcccaagatgccaggctgtGTGACTGGTATTGACATCATGGACAGCCCACTTGGATCAAGAACGACAGTAGCCGTGCTTTGATGCACTCTTTTTTGGTGGGgatgggtaccggggattgaactcggaggcactcaatcactgagctacatccccagccctattttgtattttatttagagacagggtctcactgagttgcttagcaactcgtTTTTGCTTAGacgggctttgaactcgtgatcctcctgcctcagcctcctgagctactgggattacaagtattcaccaccatgcccagcctcgaTGCACTCTTCTGTGGGGAGAGGGTCAGCacagcgcgcacacacacacatacacacactcttaCCTTCAAGGGGGGAAAAACAAACAACTCTTGGGGACTGAACCTTTTGGGAAAGAAGGGATGCAGTTTACCCACCTGTTCTGTGATTCATGCTCACCGTTATCCTAGCAACCACTCCATCCTCATGACTAGGGGTGGGGGCGAGGTGGAGGTTGAGGCTATAACACAGGAGATGGTGCAAGGCACGGACAAGGCAGGACAGGGACTACCACTCACTGAAAGTCTTCATCTCTTTTGCCTGGTGCAAGCTGAGGCACtgaaagtcattttttctaggaaatGACACAAACTCCTCCCAAGGGTACCTTGTATTTTTTGCTTCTGGAAGGTAATAGCCAAATAGAAATAGGTGAAGAGTAATATGTATATTTCAGGGGTCATCTGAGTCAGGTGGGCACACTCCCCAATTCTCTTCCTCATCTTTCAGATCTCAGCAGACTCACCTCTCTGCACAATTCAGACTGGCACTCCATAAATGCATTCAATAAATGTCTGTGCCAAGTGAAAATAACTTGCTGGGGAAAATACGAGTCAATCTTGTATGTCTCCCTCCCTTTTTTCCTCCCTATGCGACCTTTAGGTCTCTGGTTTCCTGCAAGTAGTGAATTATTTACATCTGCTCATAGCTATCAAATTGGTCCTTTCCAGGTTGCCAGCAGGGTGGGGCCGGGAGGCGACTGTAAGTAGGAGGAGCAACCACCTTGTTCAAACAACGCATACAGGTGAGTCCCTGCTTTTGCTAAGTCATCCTGAGAACGCAAAGGCCCATTGTGAGATCTTCTGTCCTTCCTAGCTCCTCCTTCCTCCCCACTCCCTTGAGAGACCCGTAAGTGGGTGCACAGCACTCTGCAAGACTCACTCTGCGCTTCACCATGGCCTACATCGCCAAGTCTTTCTATGACCTTAGTGCCATCAGCCTGGATGGCGAGAAGGTGGATTTCAACACCTTCCGAGGCAGGGCAGTGCTCATTGAGAACGTGGCCTCTCTCTGAGGCACTACTACCCGGGACTTCACCCAACTCAACGAGCTGCAATGTCGCTTTCCCAGGCGCCTGGTGGTTCTTGGTTTCCCTTGCAACCAATTTGGACATCAGGTGAGGTGTCCCTTGTGTTGTGCCCAAGGAACTGGGCTGATGAAGCTTGAGTAGGATAAGGGAAGGGGGTGAATGACTTTGTGTGTTTGAGTGTCAAGAATTGTGGGCATGTTCTTCAACCCAGGTCTTTGGGAGCATGTGAATACCCAGGGGCAGTAAACACGCTCTGAGACTAAACACTGGGGTGGGTGTTTATTATTTACTGTCTTCCCACTGTAGTCCATGAAGGCTGGTTCCAGGTCTATTTTTCTCTCCATTGTGTCCTCACTGCCTAGGGTACTGAAGGCActcattaaatatttgttgaatgaatgaatggaggaACCAGAAGGTCAAGAATCAAACTAGAATTGGACTCACTCAAGTTCTCCTCTTTAATGGCTCTGTGTCCTTGGAAGAGACActtgatttttgttttagtttcctCGTGTATAAATTGGAGATAATACCACTTAGCTCACAGGATTATTGTAAGATTCATGGGGTGAGATATAAAAAGGTAACTAGAAAAATATAAAGCATTATGCAAATGTAAGCAATTTATTACTTGGATTGAAGATTGTTTAAATCAGTCAGTGGAAAGTGAATATGACGAAAGGGAAAGATTTGTAACTTGCATGTGTGTCCCCTCTGGGCACCACACACACCTGTCTCTGAATAACAGGTCGAGTTGTTATGAATCTTCAGCCTGCACACCTTAAGTTATCTCTTAGTGATTCTTCTATTTCTACTTGTGATTTTAATTGTATAAGCAGGCAGAATGTCCCCAAGCAAACACTTTAATTATAATCCCCTAAGTTTAATTCGCAATGGCATAAAAAGGCCATATAGAATTAACCAAGATGTAAGCAGGAAGGCTGAAGGATCACTGACTGACAAACCAGAGTCCAACCATTACTGCTCTCACTGTTCCTTCCCTCCCAGTTCATGTTCCAGCCTTTACCAAGCAGGAGAGACAGAATGGGTAAAACCTCCTGCCCTAGAGGTACCCCAGGCTTACCCTGTTACTTCCGCCTAGCTAGTCACCAGAGGGACCACAACCTAGAAGCCAGCCAGCCATTTGCATTAAGAGATTAGAAATCTAATAGAGTCAGCAGGCTCATGAATGTTATGATGGCTGGGAACTGACAGCACTCGCAGGTTCTGGTAGATCAGAGGTGGGGACTCTTTCCCAGAGGGAGACATCTGACTCTCAGACTGGGGAGGAAGGGGTGGAAAATAAGGGATCTCACCAGCCTTTTTGAGTTGTCCGGGTGAGAAGTGCTGAGTGGGAACAGGACTGGGGTGGCAGTGGGAAGGGAAAGATAGGTAACAGTTTCTGAGCTAAAGCCTTCGTAGCCGAGAACAGTGAGTAGAGAGGAGGAGCTTTGGACAGCAGCCTACAAGTGAAAAAGTAATTACATATTCACAATCTTTAACTCTCAAGCATTGTTTTCTTTACTGCCCACCCTCCACACACCTATCCTAGAACCCTCAACCCTCTATCCTATTTGAGTCATTCCTGATGGTCACTAAGTAGTTCCATTTAGACTACATTCATTGTGGTCTCTAACTTGCTTTGCCTTTATGACATCTGAAAACTACATTTTCTTGGTTGGGGGTCTTTCTTCCCCAAAGTGTTGTCCTATTTGCACTTCAGTTCTAGGACAAGGCAGGAGGAAAGCTAGACGCTCTAAGTCCCAGTCCTCTGGGCCTCACTTTCACTCTGCTTTGAGGAGCTGAGCAGGGCAGAGGCAAAGGCTGTACTCAATGTGTAATCAGAAGCAAGGGAGGCATAACCAGGGCAGAAGAAAGGGAGAGTGGGGGTAGGGAATGTGGagcatgtgtgtacatgtgtagtCAGGGAGGCAGGGAGGTAAGTAGACCGACAGGTTCTGGGCAGTATGACCTGAgcctccctttcttttctttgtctGCCTGGAACTCAAGGTCACTTAAAGCTTTAAAAAAACACTGCTCAGGATTATTGGAGTCAGAAGAAACGATTCAAACATACTAAATTTTTAAGTATAAGAACAGCCAAGCTAGGAACACCAGGAACTTTCAGAAATGGCCTAGCACACCATCAACAATAGCTAGGAGAGGGAAAAAACCGAGTCTAGAGAAGGGCCGAGCAAATGGAGGACACCCATCTAGGGAAAAAGGATCCTGGGAAGGGAGTGTAGGAGGGTGAAAGATTCGCATGCTGTGGAACCTTCATTTCCTGACCCTTTTCCACGCTCTGTcttcttcctccccttcctcccccaGGAGAACTGTCAGAATGAGGAGATCCTGAACAGTCTCAAGTACGTCCGCCCGGGGGGTGGATACCAGCCCACCTTTACTCTTGTCCAAAAGTGTGAGGTGAATGGGCAGAACGAACATCCCGTCTTCGCCTACCTGAAGGACAAGCTGCCCTACCCGTATGATGACCCTTTTTCCCTCATGACcgatcccaagttcatcatttggAGTCCAGTGCGCCGCTCAGATGTGTCCTGGAACTTTGAGAAGTTCCTCATAGGGCCGGAGGGGGAACCCTTCCGACGCTACAGTCGCACCTTCCCCACCATCAACATCGAGCCGGACATCAAGCGCCTCCTCAAAGTTGCCATATAGACGGGAGCTGCTCCGCACACGATCTCCTGCTCTATCCAGTCCCTGAGTTTTCTTCCCCAGGATGCAGTGTCCCCTTGGGAGCCATTGTTGGACCGAAGCCTTCCCTACATGTCACCCCTTCATTGAAGAGCCCTGCCTCTCCCAACTGcctctttccttttcctctcttaACCCTCTGGAGACCAACTTGGGGCTCTAAGACTGGGCAGGCTTTGGGCCTTCACAGAATGATGGCACCTTCCTAAATCCTTATGGGTGGTGTCTGAGAAGTGTGAAGGGCCCATGGCCAGCCTGCCGGATGAGTCCAATAAAGGGCTGATGTAGAAATGGCCAGGCTCTTTGTGTCTTCTTCCTAGACAGAGGGCAGAGGGTGGTACAAACTGCAGGTGGGACAGGGGCACTGGCAGCACACAAAGGTGTGGTGGAGGGAGGCTCCGATCAAGGGGATACCCTGATTACTGTCTGGACAGCAGGCTCTGGTCACGGTCTGCAGTGACAGAAAATGTGAACTGTGTTATTTTATGGCTCTTCAAAACTGGGGGTGGGGAAGAAGAAGTAGTGAAGAAGAGGAAAAGACAGTGGGCCCTTTGGCTGAGCATGCTGGGAGGTCGTTGGAAGATTATAATCAGGAAGACTTCATATCACTGTGAGTACTGAGACAACTAGATATTACCTGTACCTACACATTCCTGAAAGGCAGTTTGGTCAACGTTTACTGACAGCAAGAGTATAGAGGGTGCAGTTACTGGAAACAAAGAGCACTTTATCTTTTCCCCCGATTAACTTATTGGATGTTTTCGATCTTTAGCTAGAATGACCCTCCATCCCTTCAAAATTCATATTTACCATTACTCTTCTCAAATTCATATATTCACAAATTCAAACAAACAGAggcatgaatgatttttcctccaTGAGGGTGGGGACATGAGAGGGAAGTCCTCCCTGAGAAGAGACATTTTACAATCTGCCAAAACACGACTTGTGCCCTGTGTGCTGAGTGGCTTAGCAGGGAGGGTGTCCCAGAGTCCTTCTATAGTGCAGGCATATTCAGAAAGGATCAATACCACAAAGACCAGGTTCTATCATGTTCTGGAGAAGATACCTGCTAAGAGGCCACTGTCCCATCACTATGCCTAACAAACCTCATCCTGGAACCTTCTCATTTCAACTTTCCCTTCTTTGACCACTAGATGGAACATTTCACTTCTCTTCACTGAGGCTCTGAAGGGCCAGTTCTACAAACTAGACACACTGCTTGAGAATCCCAATGTTGAATGGGGAAGTATTTTTCCTTGAATCTGCACCCTATAACCATTTTTTCATGCACTGGTATTATCTGAGAAGCAAACAGTGGAATAGAGGTTAAGAATCCATACTGTCCAACCTTCAATGACAGCTGCATCAATGGTGCTATATTTCAAAAAGGTAACCTGAGCATTACAGTGGGAATCCCCTGGCATCCTTCTGCAGGGCCTTCTGCTAAATTAAGACTGACCTTAACTTGACTCTTCTAAAAACTTGAACCTTTCAGATTCTTTCTCTTAAAGCCAACTGCTGGGGAGAGGGGCAGGTAAGACACTGATTTTAGAGCCGTAACTGCAGATAAGTTGCTTCTCTGATAACAGTGGGAATTCATATTGGATGCCGGTATGATTTGTGCATCATCTTGATAGTGCTACAGCTTGTTACATCCCAAAACAGCCAGCTCTCCCAGATATTGTTGTTATGCCACAGGCATTTTAGGGCCTGATATGCCACTGTGGGGTGTTGGGTCGTTCCCATGAGGCTCTAGTTTAAAGAATCATTTAGGGATTCCAAAAGGAATGGGAAGCTGGGTGTCTGTAATTTTGCAGAGTATCAAAGGGGCCATAATGCTAGAAAGAAGGCTCCTCACGTGGGCAGGGGAAATGCTGTGCTTCAGACAAGACCTGATCAGTTTGGCTCCAGAGAAAATAGGAGAGGAGAATGGGAGGAGACTGATTTACTGATTTACTTTAGCTTTACTAAAGTTTTCCTTGTGTCGATAAAACCACACAAAAAGGGTTCCTTTCTTTTATTCCTCATCTCATTTGCCACCCTTTCATCCTCAGAAGCAGCAGCCTGGAAATGGTCATGAGGCAAAGCTTTAATGTAATCACCCACTTTCCTGGATAAACAAAATCTTTTAATCAAATTTCCCTGGGGGTGCTCAGAAGTAGAGAGAAGTCTCATTAGCAGGCTCTGCCAGAAGTGGGGAGGTAATGCTGCTCAATTTAGAGAAATGACAGAGAATTGCTTCTCTAAGggctcttataaaaaaaaaaaaatagagctagGAAGAAGTGATTTTAGGGGGCGAAGGTTTAGAGACTGAAATTGCTGGTTGTTTTCATGACTGTGTTCGCACAGTTATATCTTCTTAGTTTAAGAAATACTGAGCCAAACTCTAGAACTTTAGTATAATCATCATCACAACCATCATCCAAAATACCACTTATTGAATATTAATTATGTTCACACACTGTCCCATATATCAGATTATTTAATCCTCATACAGATCCCATGaggaatttttatttctattaaaaGAGAAAGTAGTTGGGCAAGAGACCTGCCAAAGAcaaaagattaataaagagcagaGCCAAAAGTTAAAGCCAGATCAGTCTAACTCTAAAACATCTACTCTTAACTCCAACCGTGCTTCTTCTAGCTTAGATTTTCCTTCATAAAGGCCACTGAGAGCTGCCTGAACCCAACACTACACAACATCAAAATGTTTCCACTTACATTATATCATTTGATTTGATTAAAACTCTGTGAAGGAGGTTTAATTGTTTCCATTCTTCTACTTAAGAAAGTGAGGTTCAGACAGGATAACTGGTACAATATCTCCCCATTAACAAGTGGTAAAGCCTATTCTGGACTGAGTTCTCTTGATTTCCTTTCTAACCAACCATCTCATAATGGAGACTTATACTACAGCAAGAAACATACATTTTAGTATTGAGAACTTCAAATTCAGACAAGAAACTAACCTTGCTCACAAAATGAGAGAATGAAACTGAAAGGATTTCTGATATACTGAATTAAAGAAATGTGAACATacacctcttcatgataaattacaAGTAACAGAATATACCTGATTGTACCCAAGCTAGGTCATATATCAATTAGTCAGTACTGGAAGGTTCTGTCTACTGGGAGATACCAAGAACATTTGAGAAAGACAGAGCTAGCTAAGATAATACAACAAAAAATAGAAGCTGAGCTTTTAACTTCAACAATCTTACTAGCAAGAAGCCAGATCTGTACATGATAAAGCAAGTAGAAAAAGAATGAGGACCAGCCCAGGTTTCCAACCACATGCACAGgtgatttcttttccttcttaaatCTCAGGAAGGGGAGTAACGAAGACTAATGCTTTTGTCTGGTTTCTTTATTTGAACAGAAAAAAAAGGATTCAGTGCAACTGGATTCAAGAGGTCTTTATTCCATTTGACCACAAAAGGGTCTGAAAGATGATAAAGACAGTGTCACAAATACATCATCACGCTGATTGAATAATAATCAAATACATGGACAGGATCTTATGTTTTTAACTTTTGTAATGCATAGTTCAAAAGAGATATTCTGCTATAGACAAGGATACCAGTAAGGGCATTTAAGATCATACTCCTGAGCTTCGAATGACAAAGTTGGAAGCATTAGGAAATTCCAagacaggacaattctggaatatAGAGGATATAATGGGCCTAGGACTGCTATTTAAAGTAATGAAGCATTTTCTCTGCTTTTTGGATTCATTTCACCGAACGATTTCCTCAGCAGGTCAGATATAGATTTGCAGCAAAATGGAAAACATTTTCCAGGAATAAAACAACTGATCCCTAAGGAGCAGCTGACTTAACTTTTCTGAGTAATAAATCTTTATCTGACATGCTGAGATTCCTTGGAGTACTGTCACTGATATTCTTAACCTCTTCCTAACCTTGACAGACCCTTGTACCTCATATTTACCAAACACCACTGCTGGAAAGCAGTCACTGTGGTAGCCGTATGTCCTTGAGCAAGTTACTTTACTTCTTTGTGTCTTAGTTTTTTTTCTGGCTCTAAAGTTGGAATAAGGATGGTACTTATTTTATGGTGGTGTTAATGAGGATTAAATAAGGGCTTTAAATGGTCCGTTGGCACAGAGGAAGTACTCAATAAACCTCAGCTATTATTATTACCATGCTGTTACATAATAAAGCTTTTCCCTGATATCAACAATGAATAATTggctaatttttttccttataagCAAAACTTTAGCTTAGAATTTTCTAATCTCTTATATGTAAAGAGGAAACAGTATCTAAAGCTGGACCCCTGAAGTTCTGGTTTCAGAATGAGAAGAACTAACTGAAGCCACCACATTGTACTTTGTACTTTATGTGCTTTCCAAAGCATTTTACATTAATTCATTTGGATCTCCTAGCAATGCAAAATGAGTATATCACATTTTATTAACCCAATGTTATAGGAATGGGACAATGAAATCCCAAGCAATGCTATATTTAATGATTATATTGATACCAAATAGCAGAGAGACCTAAATGCTCGAGTTTATGACCCCCATAGTTGCTCTTTTAACTAGCAAAATAATACCTTCTAAGATCCCTTTGGAGTGACTGAAACCATGCTATTCAGAGTTTCCCTGTTTCAACCAAATGTCCTTTTTTTCTGGTGCAGGATACCCCTTAGGATGCCACACTACATTTAATTGTCATGTCTTGTTAGGCCCTTCTTGTCTGTGACTGTTTATCAgacttttgttgttttttaagaacTTGACAGTTTCAAGGAGTACTGGTCAAGTACTTTGTATAATGTCcttcaattgggatttgtgtgatgtttttctcatgattttagaCTGGGGTAATGGCTTTTTGGAAGGAATACCACAGAGGTAAAGCACCATTCTCATCCTATCACATCAATAGTACATGCTAtcagggctgaggctgtggctcagtggtagagcgcttgcctagcatgtgtgaggcactgggttcaatcctcagcaccacatataaataaatgaataaaataaaggtccatacataaaaaatatttaaaaaaagagtacatgCTATCAACATGGCTCATCACTGATGATGTTAACCTTGATAACTTGGCTGAGCTAATGTTTATCAGGTTTCTCCACTGTAAAGCTACTCCCCAGTTCCATATTTCTTGGAAGGAAGTCACAATGAACAGCCTATGCTTCAGGTGGGGAGTATCTAcagaaattatttggaattttTCTGTACAGAAGATGTGTCTGTTCTCtcccatttctttattcattccctCTTTCAACCATTTATTTACCGGTAATGAAGGACTCAGTTATTTATTATGTAGTTTGGTTTATAAtccaatataattttattttgctgctCAAATTGTTCCAGCTTTGGTCACTGGAAGCTTCTTCATTTGACTCCTTTGTCTGATATAGCCCTAAtaattttgacatttttaaaattagcacttaattttttttgtgaCACAAGATGCTCCAGGCTCATTTCCAGATACTTACTTCCTGCTCTAGTCCACCAGACATTTTTCCAAGAAGTCCTGGTTCCTTTTAGGAGAAACCAAGATCTGGGCACTAGGTGTGCACTCATTCTAATTATTTTTCTGGTCAAATAACCGCAACAAAGATATTTCACTTTGGCTACACTGATATGAACTAGAAACTTCAACAGAAGAACTCAACTCTAGGGACAATAATTTCCCAAATTACTTTTATTTCAGAGAATATTTAGGTCCTAGCATAAAAAAAATATGCAGAGAACTTTTCATTATTAAACAAACTATCAGGCTTTCTGTGAACTAACATAACACAGTTACGACAGAACTGCAGAAGGAGTCTTAGAATAACAGAGTCATTTGTCGGGGGTCATCAGGGAGAATACTGATAGTATCTTCAGCTTTGCCACATAACAGACACAGCATGGTGTATTCCTAGAACAAGACAAAGTACATAATTACCTTGAGGGACAGGGAGGAAGGTGCTTCATAACTGATTCTGTTCAGTAAAGCTCTTCTCTACAAATTATCATGGATATTTTTCTGTACATTTGATCAGTTTCTTCAATACCTATTAGCAATGTCTTATGTTAATTCTACATCTGCCCagagcctttttttttaaaagagagagagagagagggagggggggagagggagtgagagagagagagagagagagagagagagaaagagagagagggagggagggagggagggagagagagagagaaagaatttttaaaaaatattttttattattattattttttttagttatcagcggacacaacatctttgtttgtatgtggtgctgaggattgaacccgggccgcacgcatgccaggtgagcgcactaccatttgagtcacatccccagcccctagagccTTTTGTTTATATAAAGTAAATACATGATAATGTTCCTATTTGGATCCCTAAGTATACATTCTGTTCTCAGAGCTGTTCTCTTCTAGGATATTTAACATTGATTTTTAACAGGAGACAGTGGGAAAGGAGAAAATTCCCAAACTAAAACAAGTTTTTTAATCTACTCTAGGAAAATTGTGTTAAATTCACCAGTATGTTGTGCCTCATACATAAATACCTAACTGCCtagaatttcatttatttaaggAGTTTCATGTTTCTTAGACTTCATAAATATCCAGATGTGACAGCAGTGAGTTTAAGAAAAGTCATTAGGCAAAGTCTTAAGTTCCTAGCTTGCTCTTTCTAGAATATTTAATAAAGTCATAAACAACAGAGATATATTTCTTTTAAACTTTTTGCTTAAAAAGCTTTTTTATCTCCTTTGCAAAAACAAACATTGATCTATATAAAATCTATTAGTATTTCTATAGTTGATGTTGAGGCTGCTGGTTGTGTGGAAATTGGAGAGAAAGGCAATATATTTCCTGAGCCTGGACAGTCATTAGAGAGGGTCACAGAAGTAAACACTGGCGATGGCACAAAGCCCCAGAAGTAGGTAACTGCCTTTCCATTTCCTACTGTGAGTTCAAAGAAGGGGCTTAGTTGTGGCTCTAGAAAGACTGCTTCTTAATGACCACACAATTTTTTCTATCGATTGATCGatcgtgctagggattgaatagaATCTTGCAAATGTTCTACTGAGACACACATCCAGCGCTCACACTTAATTTTAAATTCTACTCTATACTCAAGAGTAGAAATACATGGAGGCTAGAGCTCAGAGAATAAATACAAGTctcatgaattaaaaataaaaatctatccTCTCCAAGGACTTTTATTGCTTTCAAATACACCTACTGCTGTAACCCATCAGACATTACTAGCAGGATGGCAACCTCAAGAAAAAAGCAACAGACGCAAAAAAGAAAAACGTGAAGCTAGACAAGTATCTGAATTTTCAACTAGTATTTCCTTTGTCAAGTTTCTCCTCA
This region of Callospermophilus lateralis isolate mCalLat2 chromosome 3, mCalLat2.hap1, whole genome shotgun sequence genomic DNA includes:
- the Gpx2 gene encoding glutathione peroxidase 2; this encodes MAYIAKSFYDLSAISLDGEKVDFNTFRGRAVLIENVASLUGTTTRDFTQLNELQCRFPRRLVVLGFPCNQFGHQENCQNEEILNSLKYVRPGGGYQPTFTLVQKCEVNGQNEHPVFAYLKDKLPYPYDDPFSLMTDPKFIIWSPVRRSDVSWNFEKFLIGPEGEPFRRYSRTFPTINIEPDIKRLLKVAI